A segment of the Bacteriovorax sp. PP10 genome:
CTTTATTCAAGTCGTATCGTATGCGCCGTAACCTTGAAATTTTCTTTTACCCGGCGTTTAGTTTAAAAACGCTTATGTATGAAAATGAAAAGAACGTTATGAACTTTGATAGTGAAGTAGGAAAGATGCAAGGCCTGAAAAAAGACTATATGGCCGCATTGTTTAAGGTTTCACATATGCCAAGCTTCAATGAGAGAACTGTTGGTGCCCTGGTGTTGGCCGAACTTGCTCATACAAAAAATACAACTGAAGATGTTCTGGGGAATCTACTTTTTAAATCAGTAGATATTAATACTAGAATGAAGGCATTGAGTTCTAACTAATGAAAATGAAGTTTAAAAAACTCAAGATTGATTTGTCGGATTATTATCCGCTCTTATTTACGCTTATCTTTGTAACGATTCTTTTTCAATATCCATTGGCTTCGTTTGAATCAATCATCTATGACTTAAAGGTTCGTTGGGACTTCGGCATTAAGCCTAGCCCTGAAATTGTTATCGTAACGTTAGATGAAGAAAGCGATGACTATCTAGGTGATGTTTACCCTTATACATATGCCACTCACTCACGCTTCCTGGAAAAAATTCTAAAATCTGAACCAAAGATTATTGATTACTTCGTAAAAATGCCTGAAGTGTTGGACGACGAGGATGTTTATTTTTCTGAGTTCAAATCAAAATTGAAAAACTTCATGACAGAAGGCGGGAAAGTTAACTTTGGAACTGAAATTGATGAAGTAAAAGGTGAGGAGCTTCCTCCACTGCCACTTCGCGAATTTAACTATAACCTGGCCCAGCTTAACGTAGATAACTTTATCTTTGCAAAAGACGATGTTGTAAGACGTGCAATTTTTAATGTTTCAGGTGAAGAGAGTTTGCATCTACTGACGGCCAATCAGTACCGTGCGATGAAGGGAAAAAATGTTCTCAATGTTCCAGATGTAATCGGTGCTTATTATAATGACGAAGCCGACGCGAACTTTGTTCTGTTTCGCTATTCAGGATCACCTGTCTATAGTGAGTTTAAGTATAAAACGATTCCTTTTCACCGCGTGCTTGTAGGAAACTACAACCCGGAAATTTTTAAAGATAAAATCGTTTTAATTGGCCCGAACTATATTTCAAGAAGCGATAACTTTTATCTGACTCCTTTTAACTTAGAAGAGTACAAAGCACCCAAGCTCATCGTTCATGCTTCTATAATTGATGCTTTTATCCAGAACAAAACGATTAAGATGCTGCCAAGGGCGGTTTCAAATATTATGGCCTTCATTGTGGCCATCATCCTGTCGATTCTTATCTCGAAGCTAAAACCTAAAGACGGATTAATTATCACGCTTTTAGTTCTGGCATCGATTCTTCTGATTTCCTATCTGTTGTTCGTTTTTATGGGGCTATGGCTTTATACTGCTCACTTAGTTGTCACGGTCTTCGTGGTTTACTACATCTGGATTCCTTTTAGGGCGATCGGTGAATACCAGCGCCGCTATGCTATCCAGGAAGAAACGAAACTTTTAAAGCAAGTTGAAAAACTAAAACAAAACTTCCTGTCTTTAATGAGTCACGATTTAAAAACGCCGGTTGCTAAAATCGCAGGTGTTGCGGATAACCTGTATACACAAAACTCAGGAAATCCTGATATCCGTGAAAAATCTCAGCTCATCATTGATTCGACCAAAGAATTGAATAAGTTCATTTCTTCTATTCTAGATTTAACAAAAATCGAATCGAGTAACTTTGGACTGAATAAAATTTCAAAAGACATCAATTCCATCATTGAAAACGTCATCAAAGACCTGAACTTCAGTGCGAACCAAAAACAGGTTCAAATTAAGAAAGAGCTTGCCCCACTTTATCCGATTGAAATTGACGTGACCCTTATTACTCGAGTTATCTCCAACCTTGTGGAAAACGCCATTAAATATTCTGGACCAACCTCAGTGGTGCAAGTGAATACATGGGATGATGAGAAATGGGTCTATATTGAAATCAAAGATAATGGCGTGGGAATCCCGGCCGAAGAGCTTTCTAACATTTTTGAGAAGTTTTATCGGATTAAAAATGATGCGAATCATTCAATAAAGGGTACTGGTCTAGGGCTTTATCTGGTGAAATACTTCGTTGAACTGCATGGCGGAGTGATCTCTGTGGACTCAATTGCGGGTATTGAAACAAAATTCTTAGTGAAATTAGTTAATAAATAGTGGAAAAAATGCTCCAGTGGAGCATTTTTATAATGTAGAATAGAGCAAAACAGTGGACTTACTTTTAATGAGTTCCACTATTGTTTTCATGGGAGATCGGTATGCATCGTGTATTAGTTGTTGATGATGACAAGGTACTTCAGGATTCAGTAAAGGAAGCTCTTCTTTACCATAGTTTTGCTGTCGACGTTGCTAACAACGGAAAAGAGGCCCTTCACGCAGTTTACAAAGAAAAATATGACTTAGTAGTCATGGATGTAAATATGCCGGAAATGGACGGTATTTCTGCACTAACTGAAATCAAGAAAGTTGATCCATCAGTTATCGTGATTATTTTAACTGCTTACTCAAACGTCAGCGATGCCGTTAAAGTTGTTAAAGAAGGCGCGTATAATTATTTAGAAAAACCAATTTCATCTGAAAATTTAGTCGCTCTAATTAAGAGAGCACTAAAAGCAAGATCATTAGTTGAAACATCAATGTTCTCTTCTCCAAGATTATCTCTTGGTGGTGATGACCAATTCGTTGGTGAATCACATGTTATGCAAAAAGTTTTCAGCGTTATTGATAAACTTGCAAAAGTTAATACTCCGGTTTTAATTCGTGGAGAGTCTGGTACAGGTAAAGAACTTGTTGCCCGCGCGATTCACTATAACGGTCCAAGAAAAGATGCCAAGTTTGTTACAATCAACCTTGCAGCTGTTCCTGAGAACTTAATTGAATCAGAACTTTTCGGTCACGAAAAAGGTGCCTTCACGGGTGCATCTGAAAGAAAGCTTGGTAAATTCCAATACGCAGACGGTGGGACACTGTTCCTGGATGAAATCGGGGATATCAGTCCTACGATGCAGGTAAAGCTACTTCGCGTTCTTCAGGAAAAAACTTTTACTCCAATCGGATCTAACCGCGATATCAAAGTTGATGTTCGTGTTATTGCAGCTTCACATAAGCCATTTGAAAAAATGATTGCTGATGGGTCGTTCAGAGAAGATTTATTTTATCGTTTAAATGTTCTACCAGTTTATCTTCCACCATTACGTGAAAGAAAATCTGATATTCCTTTCCTTGTTGAATACTACATTAAGTATTTCAACAACGTTCACGGATTAAACATCAAAGGTGTGAGTGACGAAGCTAAAAACCTTTTAGTGAATTTCTCATGGCCAGGTAACATCAGAGAGCTAAGAAACGTTATCGAGCACGCATTCATTATTGAATCGTCTGATATGATCCAGGCACCATCACTTCCATCAACACTGAAGTTAACTTCAGCGACGAAAGTTCCAGAGCCGGATGAAGACTCAGACATGATGATCGATGTTGAGGGAATCCAAGATTCTATCTTCGATATGAAGAGTGATGAGTTAACTCGTGCACCAGACGGATTCTCATTCAACAATATTTTAAATTCAAAAGAAATGGTAATGGACTTCCAGGTTGCCAAAGATCTTTTTGAAAAAGAATTTATTGTGTGGGCCTTGAAGCAAAATAGAGGAAAGATTAACCAAACGGCACTTAAGGCAAACATCCCTAAAAAGACGCTTTTAAGAAAAATTGAAAAATACGAGATCACTGCCAAAGATTACGTGAACGGTTAGAACTTATGAAAATGATCTATAGAA
Coding sequences within it:
- a CDS encoding CHASE2 domain-containing protein translates to MKFKKLKIDLSDYYPLLFTLIFVTILFQYPLASFESIIYDLKVRWDFGIKPSPEIVIVTLDEESDDYLGDVYPYTYATHSRFLEKILKSEPKIIDYFVKMPEVLDDEDVYFSEFKSKLKNFMTEGGKVNFGTEIDEVKGEELPPLPLREFNYNLAQLNVDNFIFAKDDVVRRAIFNVSGEESLHLLTANQYRAMKGKNVLNVPDVIGAYYNDEADANFVLFRYSGSPVYSEFKYKTIPFHRVLVGNYNPEIFKDKIVLIGPNYISRSDNFYLTPFNLEEYKAPKLIVHASIIDAFIQNKTIKMLPRAVSNIMAFIVAIILSILISKLKPKDGLIITLLVLASILLISYLLFVFMGLWLYTAHLVVTVFVVYYIWIPFRAIGEYQRRYAIQEETKLLKQVEKLKQNFLSLMSHDLKTPVAKIAGVADNLYTQNSGNPDIREKSQLIIDSTKELNKFISSILDLTKIESSNFGLNKISKDINSIIENVIKDLNFSANQKQVQIKKELAPLYPIEIDVTLITRVISNLVENAIKYSGPTSVVQVNTWDDEKWVYIEIKDNGVGIPAEELSNIFEKFYRIKNDANHSIKGTGLGLYLVKYFVELHGGVISVDSIAGIETKFLVKLVNK
- a CDS encoding sigma-54-dependent transcriptional regulator: MHRVLVVDDDKVLQDSVKEALLYHSFAVDVANNGKEALHAVYKEKYDLVVMDVNMPEMDGISALTEIKKVDPSVIVIILTAYSNVSDAVKVVKEGAYNYLEKPISSENLVALIKRALKARSLVETSMFSSPRLSLGGDDQFVGESHVMQKVFSVIDKLAKVNTPVLIRGESGTGKELVARAIHYNGPRKDAKFVTINLAAVPENLIESELFGHEKGAFTGASERKLGKFQYADGGTLFLDEIGDISPTMQVKLLRVLQEKTFTPIGSNRDIKVDVRVIAASHKPFEKMIADGSFREDLFYRLNVLPVYLPPLRERKSDIPFLVEYYIKYFNNVHGLNIKGVSDEAKNLLVNFSWPGNIRELRNVIEHAFIIESSDMIQAPSLPSTLKLTSATKVPEPDEDSDMMIDVEGIQDSIFDMKSDELTRAPDGFSFNNILNSKEMVMDFQVAKDLFEKEFIVWALKQNRGKINQTALKANIPKKTLLRKIEKYEITAKDYVNG